The Methanospirillum lacunae region GGAGTATATACCATCTGGGAACCGGACTTTTTTGACGGACGTGATACTGAATACAGTCTGAAAGATGGGTACGACAAATCCGGACGTCTGCGTATATACTGGTACCGCGATGCGAACGGAACGCTTGTGAGAAAGATCTATGATGCCCGGGCCCGCGATCCGACAGACTATTACGAGATACCTAAAAAGACCCTGAAAGGAGCAATAACTGAACCATACATTGAGACCCTCCAGGGCTCACCGATTCTGTTAACATCCATAGCAGCACCGGTCCTTTCAGGTGGAAAGTTCAGCGGAATAGTAGGGATCGATGTGACATTGAGTGAACTTGATACCCTTGCTGATAAAATGGACATCTACGGAGGAAAGGGAAAAGTCCTGATTGTAAGCAATCAGGGTATGGTAGCAGGAGTAACGGGTGATATCGATGCAGCCGGAAAGCCGATCAGCGAGATAGCACCACTCCTTCACCTTGACCCTGCAATGATAACAGGAGCCCTTTCCAAGGGAGTGATCACATCCTTTGACAGCGGTGGATACATTGGGACGTTTGTACCTGTGCAGGTCGGCAACGCAGAGACACCATGGGGGGTTATTGCATTTGCACCTCGGGATGTGGTCACTGCAGAGGCAACCTCACAGACCATTGCCCTCATAATCATCGGGATCCTGATATCCCTTCTCGGGCTTGGCCTTCTCTATCTCGTCGCACGATCGATTGCACAACCCATCGAGGATATTACTGTCGTGGCATTGCAGGTTGCGGGAGGAGATCTGGCAACAGAGGTTTCAATCAGACAGCGGGACGAAGTGGGGAGACTTGCAGATGCATTCAGAACAATGACATCAACCCTATTAGAAAAGGCAGATGCAGCCAAGAATATTGCTGGAGGAAATCTTACATTCAGAGTCCCTAAAATCGGAGAGAAGGATCATCTTGGCGAATCGATGATTCAGATGAAGACTGAACTCATCGCGATGACTGATGCAATGTCACGTCTGGCAGAAGAAGCAGCAGCCGGAAATCTCATGTATCGTGGTGACGCAGACCGATTCTCAGGTGAATATAGAAAGATCATTTCCGGAGTCAACCAGACTCTTGATCATGTAATCGGACCGGTCCATGAAGGAATTCGTCTTGCCAATGAATTTTCACAGAACAATTTTTCAGCCCGGTTTAACCCTGATATCAAAGTATCTGGTGATTTTGTCCAGTTAAAGGAATCCCTTGATTCAATCGGTATTCAGGTATCTGCAACGATTCAGGTTATTATAAACAAAATGACCGACCTTGCAGGTGGAGCTGAAGAAGCTCAGGCTTCAATTGACGAGGTTGCAAACGGGGCGAGTGAGGTGGCATCCAATGCTGAAGCAGTCTCGCATCATGCTGATCAGGGGAGTAACGGGGTCAACCAGGTACTTAAAGAGATGGAAGACTTGTCAGTTACAGTGTCAGGAATCTCATGCAGAACTGAACAAGCCTCCCGGTTGGCAGATGAGGGAAACGCACTCAGCGCTCAAGGACAGAAACTAGCACATGTAGCAGAAGAAGGTATGGAAGGGATTAGGAATGCCACCGCTGACTTGAACACGATGATTTTGGCAATTAGGGAGCAGATGGAGCAGATAAATAAGGTGGTAGGTATTATAACAGCAATATCTGATGAAACCAACCTTCTGGCCCTGAATGCCGCGATCGAGGCTGCAAGAGCAGGTGAAGCAGGACGGGGTTTTTCAGTAGTCGCTGATGAGGTTAAGGAACTCGCAACAGAGAGTCGTGAGAGTGCTGAAAAGATTGAGCAGATGATCAGAGGATTGCAGGACGAGTCAGCCAGAGCAGATCACCTGATGACAAGGGCAAATGACCAGGTCAAATCCGGATATGAAGCTGTTAGCAGTACACTTGGGATATTCAACAAGATAGTGGATAAACTGGTTCAGATCGCACAGAACACGACAGAAGTCGCAGCGTCATCACAGGAGCAGACTGCCTCGGTTGAGGAGATCACCTCAAGTGTCCATGAGGTCTCAAAAATGATTAGGCAGACTGCAGAAAATGCAGTCTCAAGTGCAGCAATTAGTGAAGAGTCATCGGCTGCGGTTGACCAGATTCGACAGGTTCTTGAAGATGTGAATGCAGTCATCTCTGATCTCCAATGCGAGATTGGAAAGTTCAGAATCTAAACCGAAATTGATTCAGATTTCTGCTACCCTTCATTTTCAATAAATTTCTTTGCATCACTCCAGGATGACAGACCTTTGAACCTCGCAATTTCAATTATATCATCTTCTATTAGGATACACGGTTCACCTGCTTTTACTATGAAGGTGAGTTTGAAGATACCAACATCACCCATTGGCACACCCCTTAAAAGTTCACCTGCTGAATGAAAAACTAGGAACTCAACCTGTTCATCACCAGGATATGTCTGGAAGTAGTACCAGAAGACCTGCCATGCATTGAGAAGATCAGATGAGAGAATATCATTCCTAGTCCCTGGTTCAAGGGCGTTCAGGGCATCGGCAATGCATGCTGGATCGTCATCACAGCGATCAAGAATTCCTTCCACCAGATCAGCAAGATCCGCATACCGTCCTCCGTCATCTCCAATAATCATGGATATCCATAATCACTTCAGATATAACCGCCCTTCGATCAGTGAATCCCTAATGAGATGGTTACTGGGACTTTTTACTACAGTAATGTTCATCTAGCAGAGAAAAGAGGAGTGAAATCATATCCTTTGGGTGATAGGGTTTTGGAAGAGATGCATCAAATCCGTAATCCTGAAACCGGGAACTTATCGGATCGTCTGAGTATCCGCTCGAGACGATAGAAAGGACTGAAGGCGATATCTTTCTAATCTCCTGTATTGCTTCCTTTCCCCCCATTCCTCCCGGGACAATCAGGTCCAGGACTACTACCTGGTATGGGTTTAGTTCGTCATATGCCTGAGCCACTGCGACTATCGCATCTTCTCCTTTTCCCACCACATCAACCTGAAAACCTTCACGTTTCAGGATGAGTTGAAGCACCTCCCTGATCCCTGGCTCATCGTCCATCACCAGAATTCTGACTCCGGATGAAACCCCTTTCTGCAATTCAGTACAAGACCCGGTAACTGAAGATAGGCCTGAGACAGATGGGAGAAGAATTCGAACACAGGTCCCATCCAGTAAAGATGAAGAGAGATTGATGGAACCACCATGACGCTCGATGATTGAGCGGGCTGAAGTCAGCCCAAGACCAAGATGCCCTTCCTTGGTAGTGAAGAAAGGATCAAACACCTTTGATTGATCCTGTGTTCTTATGCCAGGACCCTCATCTCTGACCTCAAC contains the following coding sequences:
- a CDS encoding methyl-accepting chemotaxis protein; translated protein: MNRQKWSDFRSIKQKILLFGGIALLLVAVGIITYAAFSLHGAAVKSATEGLNSIAEQQAGKVDTILEEPFNTASGVAALLSGLRSENANFPRTDVVPMIEGVLDARPQYNGVYTIWEPDFFDGRDTEYSLKDGYDKSGRLRIYWYRDANGTLVRKIYDARARDPTDYYEIPKKTLKGAITEPYIETLQGSPILLTSIAAPVLSGGKFSGIVGIDVTLSELDTLADKMDIYGGKGKVLIVSNQGMVAGVTGDIDAAGKPISEIAPLLHLDPAMITGALSKGVITSFDSGGYIGTFVPVQVGNAETPWGVIAFAPRDVVTAEATSQTIALIIIGILISLLGLGLLYLVARSIAQPIEDITVVALQVAGGDLATEVSIRQRDEVGRLADAFRTMTSTLLEKADAAKNIAGGNLTFRVPKIGEKDHLGESMIQMKTELIAMTDAMSRLAEEAAAGNLMYRGDADRFSGEYRKIISGVNQTLDHVIGPVHEGIRLANEFSQNNFSARFNPDIKVSGDFVQLKESLDSIGIQVSATIQVIINKMTDLAGGAEEAQASIDEVANGASEVASNAEAVSHHADQGSNGVNQVLKEMEDLSVTVSGISCRTEQASRLADEGNALSAQGQKLAHVAEEGMEGIRNATADLNTMILAIREQMEQINKVVGIITAISDETNLLALNAAIEAARAGEAGRGFSVVADEVKELATESRESAEKIEQMIRGLQDESARADHLMTRANDQVKSGYEAVSSTLGIFNKIVDKLVQIAQNTTEVAASSQEQTASVEEITSSVHEVSKMIRQTAENAVSSAAISEESSAAVDQIRQVLEDVNAVISDLQCEIGKFRI